One Streptomyces sp. 840.1 genomic window, CACGGTGTATCTCACCGTTTCCGGCTGCCCGATGCGCGAGACGATCACCAACAACGTGACCGACGCGGTGGCCCGCGTCGAAGGCGTGTCCCGGGTCGAGGTCACCCTCGACGTGATGAGCGACGAGCAGCGCAAGGACCTGGCGAGCTCGCTGCGCGGCGGCACGGCGGAGCGCGAGGTGCCCTTCGCCCAGCCCGGCTCGCTGACCCGGGTGTACGCGGTCGCCTCCGGCAAGGGCGGCGTCGGCAAGTCCTCGGTGACCGTGAACCTCGCGGCCGCGATGGCCGCCGACGGCCTCAAGGTCGGCGTCGTGGACGCGGACATCTACGGGCACAGCGTGCCCCGGATGCTCGGCGCGGACGGCAAGCCGACCCAGGTCGAGAACATGATCATGCCGCCGTCCGCGCACGGCGTGAAGGTCATCTCCATCGGCATGTTCACCCCGGGCAACGCCCCGGTGGTGTGGCGCGGCCCGATGCTGCACCGCGCGCTCCAGCAGTTCCTCGCCGACGTGTACTGGGGCGATCTGGACGTCCTGCTGCTCGACCTGCCGCCGGGCACCGGTGACATCGCGATCTCCGTGGCCCAGCTGGTGCCGAACGCGGAGATCCTGGTCGTCACGACCCCGCAGCAGGCGGCCGCCGAGGTGGCGGAGCGGGCCGGCTCGATCGCCGTACAGACCCACCAGAAGATCGTCGGCGTCGTCGAGAACATGTCGGGCATGCCCTGCCCGCACTGCGACGAGATGGTCGACGTGTTCGGCTCGGGCGGCGGCGCCCGGGTGGCGGAGGGGCTGACCCGGACGGTCGGCGCGGAGGTGCCGGTGCTCGGCTCCATCCCGATCGACGTACGGCTGCGCGAGGGCGGCGACGAGGGCAAGCCCGTCGTCCTGTCCGACCCCGACTCGCCGGCGGGCAAGGCGCTGCGTTCCATCGCGGACAAGCTGAGCGGCCGTCAGCGCGGCCTGTCAGGCATGTCCCTGGGCATCACCCCGCGCAACAAGTTCTGACCCCGGACGAACCCGTGGCGGGCCGGGGCGGTGCTCCCCGGCCCGCCCCCGGTCCCGCCTGCGGCTACGCGTACGACGTGATGTCACCGACGGCCGAGAAGCCCAGCCCGTAAGCGCTCATGCCCCGCCCGTACGCCCCGATGTGCACCCCGCCGTGCGCCGACCCTGCCAGCACCCAGCCGAACTCGGACTCGCGGTAGTGGAAGGCCACCGGCACCCCGTCGACCGGCAGCGAGAGCGCCGACCACTCGGGGCCGTCCAGATCGTCGGCCAGCTCGAAGGCCGTCTCCGTCTGCTGGTCCAGCCAGTCGTCCCGCAGGGTGTGGTCCATCTGCGCGGGCCAGGTGTAGGCCAGCAGGCCCGAGCCGGCCAGCCAGGCCGCCGATGAGACCGTCGTGGCGTCCAGGACACCCGTACCGTCGCCGCTGCGCCGCACCGGGCTGCTGGCCACGGTCACGACGACGGCGAAGCGCTGTCTGTCCTCGCCCGCGTCGCTGCGCACCGAGGGTTCGTCGCCGTGGCCGGTGGAGCCGTGCTGCACCGTGCCGTCCGCGGCGGTGCCCACCTGCATCAGCCAGCGCGGCCCGGTGAACGCCTCGTCAAGTCCGTACCAGGGGAAAGGCGCCTTCAGATAGCCGTCGACCGTGAGCCGGGCCGCCGGCACCCCCTCTGCCGTGCCTGTGTCCGGCGCACCTTCCGCGCCCACCCGACTCGTTGTCTCCATCTGTCCGGCCGCCTCCTCGATCCGTAGGGTCCGGAGCGGCCCGCCCCCCTCGGGCGTCCTCACAACCGGACAGATGGAGAATAGCCATACCGTCCGGACGAGTCGGGATTGACGGGTGTCAGGTGGCGTCTGCGTCGAACGGCGGGTGATCGTCCTTCGCGGGCTGCTCACGCTTCTTGAGCAGGTCCGGAGCGCCTGCGGAGCCGTTCGCCGCGGTGACCGCGGAACCGCCCGACACGCCGCTCTTCGCCTCCACCGACGAGGTCGCGCGGCCGTTGACCACGTCCGTGACCTCGGAGACCTCCTTGCGCAGGTCGAAGCTCTCGCGGATCTCCTTCAGCCCGAGATCGTCGTTGCCGTCCATGAGCTGCTTGCGGACGAACGTCTTGGGGTTGAGGTCCTCGAACTCGAAGTCCTTGAACTCCGGGCCGAGCTCCGTGCGGATGTCTTCCTTGGCGCTCTCGGAGAACTCACGGATCTTGCGAATGAAGCCCGTGACGTCCTGGATCACCTTGGGCAACTTGTCCGGACCGAAGATGAGCACGCCGATGATCGCGAGCGCCACCAGTTCGAGTGGTCCTATGTCATTGAACACCTTGCGGCTCCTCGTGTTCTCCGCGACCAGGTCGGATGAGGTCCGGACCCGGCCCACGGTACCCGGCCGAACTGTCCGCGCGGTAGCTTCCCGTGTCCGTCACGTGCCGGTTGCCGAACCGAGCGTCAAAGTCATGGTCAGGTCTTTACCACCGCGGGTCAGCTCGAGGTCCAGCCGGTCCCCCGGCCGGTGCGAGCGGATCTTCACGATCAGCTCCTCGCCGCTGTGCACCCGGGCGCCGTTCACCTCGGTGATGACGTCGCCGGGCCGGATCCCGGCCTTGGCGCCCGGACCGCCCTGCGTGACGGACGACTTGCCGTCCGCGCCCTGCTGCCCGACCTTGGCGCCGTCACCGGTGTACTTCATGTCGAGCGTGACGCCGATCACCGGGTGGGTGGCCTTCCCGGTGTTGATCAGCTCCTCGGCGACCCGCTTGCCCTGGTTGATCGGGATGGCGAAGCCGAGGCCTATGGAGCCTGCCTGGCCGCCCTCGGTCGTCGAGCCGCTGTCTGCGGCACGGATGGCGCTGTTGATCCCGATGACGTGCGCGTCGGTGTCGACCAGCGGTCCGCCGGAGTTGCCCGGGTTGATCGGGGCGTCGGTCTGCAGCGCGTCGACGTAGCTGATGTCGCTGCCGTCGCCCTTCTCGCCGCCTGCCGTGATCGGCCGGTCCTTGGCGCTGATGATGCCGGAGGTGACCGTGTTGGACAGGTCGAACGGTGCCCCGATGGCCACCACCGGGTCGCCCACCCGCACGTTGTCGGAGTTGCCGAGCGGCAGCGGCTTCAGCCCGGAGACGCCGCTGACCTTGACCACGGCCAGGTCGTAGCCGCTGTCCTTGCCGACCACCTCGGCGTTCGCCGTCTCCCCGCCGCTGAACGTCACGGTGATCTCACCGGACGAACCGGCGGGGGCCACGACGTGGTTGTTGGTGAGGATGTGTCCCTTGTTGTCGAGGACGAAGCCGGTGCCGGTGCCGGACTCGGTGCTTCCGCTGACGTGCAGGGTGACCACGCTGGGCAGCGCGCTGGCCGCGATACCGGCGACGCTGTCGGGAGCGCGGCCGCCACCGTTGCGTTCGTCCTGGGCCAGATCGATCTGGGTGAGGCCGCCGTTGCGCTCTATGTAGGCGCCTATCCCGCCGCCGATGCCGCCCGCCACCAGGGCCAGGAGCAGCGCGCCGACGAGGACGGAGCCGCGCCGGTTCTTCCGCCGGCCGCCGTCGGTGCCGAGCGGGGGGCCGGGGTTGGTGATCAGGGGCTGCCGGGGCGCGCCCCAGGGGTCGTACTGAAGCCATTGCGGCGACGGGTGGTGGTGGGGCTGCTGCGACTGCTGGTGGGGCTGGGGCTGCTGGGGCTGCTGATGGTGCTGGTGCTGGTGCTGGGGCTGCTGGGGGCCCTGCGGCAGTGCGGCCGGGGGCGGGAAGGCGGCCGGCGGGACGGAAGCCGGGGCGGGGGCCGGTACGGGGGCGGGGGCGGGCGCTGTCGTGATGCCCGCGCCGTTCGTGCCCGAGTAGGGCGGCGGTACGGGGGTGCCGTGTGCCGGGGTCTGGACCGGCCGCTGCACGGGGGGTGCGGGCGCCCAGGGACCGGGGCCGCCGTAGGGCGGGGTGCTGTACTGGTCGGGCTCGTGCAGCGGCCGCGCCGCCCGTGGCGCGGCCTCGGCCGAGGCGGACACCTCCGGCTCCGTGCCCGCCTCGGCCCCGCCGCTCTCAGCGATCGCGTCCGACGGGGGCACCGCGTCCTCGACGGGCGACGGATCCTGAGGCGCTGTGTCCGTGCTGCGCCCCGGCGTGGGCCTGCTCCACCACTTCGCCTTCGGCTCGGTGGGCTTCCCGTCGTCCATGCTCTCCCCGCAACTGCCTCAACTGGCCTCTGCACGCCCCACTGGGGCGTCCCTCCCGGAAATCCTGCCGGAATTCAACCAGGTTTGTGCATGCCCTGCGCGGACGTGTGTCAGCGACGGGGAAGGAGCGGCAGCCCGTGGTTGGCGGGAACCGGCAGTCCGGCCGCCGATGTGGGGGTCCGGGACGGCTCGGGGGAGGCCGTGGAGAGTCCGCTGCCGAGCGCCTGGGCGAACAGCGGGCTGGTGCCGTTGGGACGTATCAGCGAAGGCGCGGACACGTTGGCCTGGACGGGCAGCGCGTAACGGCTCCCGGTGAGACCGCCGGTGCCGAGCAGGGGCGGGGCCGAGGAGAACGCCAGCGGCGCGGCGTTCATGACGAGGGAGACCCGGCGGTCGCCGATGCCGGCGGCCGGGAGCGTGCCGTGGCCGCCCCCGCGGCGGCTGACGGTGGTGCCGCTCTCGGCGCGAGCGTCGGCGTCCAGCGGTGTGGCGCTGGAGCCCGGACCCTCGGCCCGGGTCGGGGAATCGGGTCCCGCGTCCGTCGGCAGGGCGCCGCCCAGGGCGATGGCGGCCAGCGAGACGGCACTGGCGGCGGCGAACGCGAACCTGCGGCCCCGCCACGGCGAACGGTCGGCCTCGCGGCTGACCTCGTGGATACGGAACGCGGGCCGGGTCGGTCCGGCCGGAAGGACCGCGGCGGAGCCGTGCGCGGCCGGGAGGTATCCGAAGCCGTCGAGCGGCGAGCCGCCCGAGGGTGAGTCCGCGCGGCTGCCGAGCGGCCGCGTCACCGGGAAGACTCCGTCACCGAAACGGCCTGAGCCGCCCATTGGTCTTCCCCGACTGTCGTCGTCACCACCCGGTCCACCGGGAAGGCCCTGCAAGCGGGCAAGGAAGCCCTCGGAGGGAGAGGGCGGGGCCGAGTCGGCGAAGACACTCTTCAGGCGCCGCTGGGCGGCAGCCTCGGCCTTGCACTTGGCACAGGTCGCGAGGTGGGCGAGCACCCGGTCACGGGCGTCGTGTTTGAGCTCGCCGTCGACAAGCGCGGCGAGCCGGTCCCCCAGGTGTTGTTCCGCGGAGGTCGGACCTGTGCCACTCACGCCGCTCCGCCCTCCCCTGCCGCGAGGACCCCGGTGAGCGAGCGCTGCTCGGCACGGGCCTCGGGCGAACGGTGCTGCAGCGCCTTGCGCAGGTGGGAGCGCCCGCGGTGGATGCGGCTGCGCACGGTGCCGAGCTTCACGCCGAGTGTCGCGGCGATCTCCTCGTACGAAAGTCCCTCGATGTCACAGAGCACGACCGCGGCCCGGAACTCGGGCGCGAGGGTGTCCAGCGCCTGCTGGACGTCGGCGTCGAAGTGGGTGTCGTTGAAGACCTGCTGCGGCGACGGCTCACGGCTCGGCAGCCGCTCGGCGGCGTCGTCACCCAGGGAGTCGAAGCGGATCCGCTGCTTGCGGCGCACCATGTCCAGGAACAGATTGGTCGTGATGCGGTGCAGCCAGCCCTCGAAGGTGCCGGGCGTATAGGTCGACAGCGAACGGAACACCCGGACGAAGACCTCCTGAGTGAGGTCCTCGGCGTCGTGCTGGTTTCCCGTCAGTCGATAGGCAAGGCGGTAGACACGACCGCTGTGCGTGCTGACGATCTCTTCCCATGAGGGCGGCGTCCACGCCTGGGAGTGCGCATCCGAGGCGAAGGTCGCGGTCGTTGCGGAGTCGTTGGAAGAACGGTCAGCAATGTTGGTCACGGATTTCGGCTCACCCACCGACCTGAGGAAGCGCCGCAGCACTCCTCCCCGATCCACAGGCGCAGCCGCACCTCCCCTGTCGGCTCTGGTGGTGTCCAGTGGAGCCCCTACCATAGCCACCTCGCCCGTTAGCTCCGGATAAGCCTTTTTCCTGCTGGGGCCGGGGGCAGCCCCGGGAACCGACTGCCCGTGATCCCCGGACCCGATCTGCGAGGCCGATCCACGGGCTTTCCCCTCTCCTTCCATAACGCCCGGTCCCATCTGCGGGTTCCCGGGTGCAGCGGATACAGTCACCGTTGCGCCAACTACGGGGACAGGAGAGGGCCATCACAGCCAACCGGCAGACGAGCTGGGCGTTCGCCGACGCCTTTGTCGCCGAGGACGAAGCACTGCGCTGGGCCCGGGACCGGGCCCGGGACGCGGGGCTCCGCTCGGTGTCACCGGGCACCGGCGCAGCGCTGCGCCTGCTCGCTGCCACGACGGACGCCAAAGCGGTCGCCGAAATCGGCACAGGTACGGGCGTGTCCGGCATCTATCTGCTGCACGGAATGCGGCCCGACGGGGTGCTGACCACGGTCGACCCGGAACCCGAGCGCCAGCAGTTCGCCCGCGAGGCCTTCCGGGCGGCGGGCTTCGCCGCCAACCGCGCCCGCTTCATCCCCGGCCGCGCGCTGGACGTACTCCCCCGGCTGGCGGACGGCGGATACGACCTCGTCTTCTGCGACGGCGACCGGATGGAGAGCCTGGACTGCCTCGCTGAATCGTTGCGCCTGCTGCGACCTGGCGGCCTGGTGTGTTTCGAGGGCGTTTTCGCGGACGGCCGTACGGTCGACTCGGCGCCCCAGCCCGCGGAGGTGCTGCGCCTGCGCGAACTGCTGCGCGCGGTCCGCGAGAGCCAGGAGCTGATGGCGACCCTGCTGCCGGTGGGCGACGGCCTGCTCTGCGCGGTACGGCGCGGCTAGGGCGTGTGTTGAAAGCAGCGTCGTCCGCCCGGAGGGCGGGCAGACGGGACTTTCAACACACGCTCTGGGGCCTGTCGGGCATGATCCGAACGAGCGGACCACGGCCTCTCGAAGGCCCTGGCCCCGATTTCCCCGGCACCGGACGCACTACTGCCCCGGCACGGAATCCGTGCCGGGGCAGTAGTGAAGTGTGGGCTCCTCCGCGTCAGCCGACGACCTTCTTGAGGGCATCGCCCAGCGCATCGGCCTCGTCCGGAGTCAGCTCCACGACAAGCCGACCGCCGCCTTCGAGCGGAACGCGCATGACGATGCCCCGCCCCTCCTTTGTCACCTCGAGCGGGCCGTCGCCCGTCCGCGGCTTCATGGCCGCCATGCTCGTTCCCCTTCCTGAAACCAGCTCATCGCAACCGGCGGCCCCATGACAGGCGCTGCCTCACCGGCATCGAACACATTGCTTCCAGGCCATTATCCCGCATCACAGACCCCGATGACCAACATCGCTCTGCATCGCTTGCGCAACGCGCTCGCTCAAAACCACCCAATTCGGCGAACGGACTGCGATACTCCGTCCCCCTTACCCCTCCATCGGGGCGTAATTGTTAGACGCAGGTCACATGTTCGCGTCCGCCGAAGTCGGCCATGCTTGCCTCGACAGACTTTGGACGAGGCGCAAAAGGGGACTCCACATGGCCGACGCCGTGCTCTGCGACGTGAGCGACGGGCTCGCGACGATCACGATCAACCGTCCCGACGCGATGAACGCGATGAACACCGCGGCCAAGGTGGCGCTGCGTGACGCCCTGACCTCCGTGGCCGCCGATCCGGCCGTGCGGGCGGTGCTGCTCACCGCCGCCGGCGAGCGCGCCTTCTGCGTCGGGCAGGACCTCAAGGAACACGTCGCCAAGCTGGCGGAGGCCCGGGAGTCGGACGGTGGCAACGCCCTCAGCACCGTGCGGGAGCACTACAACCCCATAGTGCGGGCCATCACCGAGATGCCGAAGCCCGTCGTAGCCGGGGTCAACGGGGTGGCGGCCGGTGCCGGTTTCGGTTTCGCCCTCGCCTGCGACTACCGGGTGGTCGCGGACACCGCTTCGTTCAACACCTCGTTCGCGGGTGTCGCGCTCACCGCCGACTCGGGCGTCTCCTGGACGCTGCCCCGGCTGATCGGCCCGAGCCGTGCAGCCGACCTGCTGCTCTTCCCCCGCTCGATCTCCGCGCAGGACGCCCAGGACCTGGGCATCGTGAACAGACTGGTACCCACCGCAGAGCTCGCCGCCGAGGCCGCCGCGGTGGCCCGCAGGCTGGCGGACGGCCCGACGGTGGCCTACGCGGCGCTCAAGGAGTCCCTGGCATACGGGGCGGGTCACACCCTCGGGGAGGCGCTGGAGAAGGAGGACGAACTCCAGACCCGGGCGGGCGCGTCGCAGGACCACGCGATCGCGGTGCGGGCCTTCCTCGACAAGGAACGGCCCAAGTACCTCGGGCAGTAGCCGCCCCACGCCCCGGAGCGGGCCCGCTCCTACGCCCCGGTGCCGCGCGCCACGCAGTCGACGAGATGGTCGTCGACCAGCCCGCACGCCTGCATCAGGGCGTAGGCGGTGGTGGGGCCGATGAAGCGGAGCCCACGCTTCTTGAGGTCCTTGGACAGTGCCGTGGACTCCGTCGTGACCGCCGGGACGTCCCCGAGCGTCCGGGGGGCGGGCCGGGTGGCCGGGTCGGGGGCGTACGACCAGATCAGCTCGTCCAGCTCACCGCTGCGCCAGCCGGCCAGCACCTTGGCGTTGGCCATGGTGGCGTCCACCTTCGCGCGGTTGCGGATGATGCCCTCGTCGGCCAGCAGCCGCTCCCGGTCGGCGTCCGTGAACCGCGCCACGGCGGGGATGCTGAACCCGGCGAACGCGGTGCGGAAGCCTTCCCTGCGGCGCAGGATCGTCAGCCAGGACAGGCCCGACTGGAACGCCTCCAGGCACAGCCGCTCGAAGAGCGCGTCGTCGCCGTGGACCGGGCGGCCCCACTCCGCGTCGTGATAGGCGAGGTAGTCCTCGGTGGACAGGCCCCACGGGCAGCGCAGCCGGCCGTCCGCCGCGGCTTCGGCTCCGCCGCTCATCGCCCGCCCTCCTCGTCCGGCCGGGGTGCGGCGGCGCTGTTCCCGGGGTTCGCCGGGGGCTGCCCCTGCTGATGCGGCTCCTGCTGCGGCTGCCAAGGGGCCTGCCAGGGCGTCTGGGACCGTCCCTGGTGCTCCTGGTGCTCCTGGTGCTCCTGGGGGAGATCGGGCTCCTTGAGGAGATCCGGGCCACCCGCCCTGGTGGCCTGCGCACCGGCGAGCGCGGACTCCAGCTCCGCGATCCGCGCGTCCCGCTCGGCGAGCTCGGCGCCGAGCCGGCCCAGCGCCTCGTCGACATCCGTCATCCGGTAGCCGCGGGCGGCGACCGGCAGCCTGAGCGCCTCGACATCCGCGCGGCCGACCGGGCGCGTCGCGGGCAGCGGATCGACCAGCTGCTCGGGCGCCACGTCCTGGAGGATCGCGCTCCTCCCTCCGCCGATCACCGCGAGGGTGACCGCGGCGACCACAACCACCATCGCGAGCAGCAAGAACCAGAACACGCGCATCTCCCCGGGAGCGGAATTTCGTCCGGCTCCGATCGTGCCATGCGGCACCGGCAGTCGGTGCCCCGCCCGGTGCGGCCTGCCGGGTTCGCCGCGCCCGCAGGGAGCGTGCGTGCCGGGCGGCGTGACGGGGCGGGCCGTGGCGGGCGAGGCATTAGGGTCGCAGTCGGTCCCGGCGGGAGATGCGCCGGAAAACTCACAGGGAGATTCACGGGATGCGAAGCGGTGCGCTCAGGCTGGGGCGGCGCGAGTTCGGTGCGCACGAGCCGGTGATCATGGCGATCGTGAACCGCACCCCGGACTCCTTCTACGACCAGGGCGCGACCTTCCGTGACGAGCCGGCTCTCTCCCGCGTCGAGCAGGCGGTGGCGGACGGTGCCGCGATCATCGACATCGGCGGGGTGAAGGCCGGGCCCGGCGAAGAGGTCACCGCCCAGGAGGAGGCCCGCCGGACGGTCGGGTTCGTCGCGGAGGTGCGCCGGCGTCACCCGGACGTGGTGATCAGTGTCGACACCTGGCGCCACGACGTCGGCGAAGCGGTCTGCGAGGCCGGCGCCGATCTGCTGAACGACGCGTGGGGCGGCGTCGATCCCAGGCTCGCGGAGGTGGCCGCGCGGTACGGGGCGGGCCTTGTGTGCACGCACGCGGGCGGCGCCGAGCCTCGGACCCGGCCGCACCGGACCGGGTACGAGGACGTGATGGCGGACATCCTGCGGGTGACCGTGGGGCTGGCCGAGCGGGCCGTCGAGCTGGGTGTCCGGCCGGACGGCATCATGATCGACCCGGGGCACGACTTCGGGAAGAACACCCGCCACTCCCTGGAGGCGACGCGCCGCCTCGAAGAGATGGCGGAGACGGGCTGGCCGGTGCTGGTCTCGCTGTCCAACAAGGACTTCGTGGGCGAGACCCTCGACCGCCCGGTGAAGGAACGCCTGATCGGCACCCTGGCGACCACCGCGGTGTCCGCGTGGCTGGGGGCGCGGGTGTACCGGGTGCACGAGGTGGCGGAGACGCGGGACGTCCTGGACATGGTGGCGGCCATCGCCGGGCACCGGGCGCCGGCCGTGGCGCGGCGCGGGCTCGCCTAGCGGGGCGGAGGCCGTGGGGGCACGGTGCGCTCCAGGCGTGCGCTCCCTGGCGGTGCGCCTGCGGCGGGCCTGTTCCCCCTCCCCGCCCCTTCCCGTAACCGGGGCTCCGCCCCGGGCCCCGCGCCTCAAACGCCGGCGAGGCTGGGGGCACGGGGAGGAAGGGAGCCCGGACCTGTCTGCGACGAGCCCGGGAACGTACCTGGCGACCGCCAGGGAACTCGCCGGGGAGGCGGCCCTAGCGGCCGACCTCCTTCGTCACCAGTGCCACCGCCTCGTCCACGTCGTCCGTGACGTGGAACAGCAGCAGGTCCTTCGCGGAGGCCTTGCCCTGGGCGATCACGGTGTCGCGGAGCCAGTCGACCAGGCCGCCCCAGTACGCCGTGCCGAACAGGACGATCGGGAAACGGGTCACCTTGCCCGTCTGGACGAGCGTGAGCGCCTCGAAGAGCTCGTCCAGGGTGCCGAGTCCGCCGGGCAGGACGACGAAGCCTTGGGCATACTTCACAAACATGGTCTTTCTGACAAAAAAGTAGCGAAAGTTCACGCCGATATCGACGTGCGGGTTGAGGCCGGACTCGAAGGGCAGCTCGATGCCCAGGCCGACCGAGACCCCCTTCGCCTCCCGCGCCCCCTTGTTCGCCGCCTCCATCGCTCCGGGGCCGCCCCCGGTGATCACCGCGAACCCCGCTTCGACCAGCGCCTTGCCGAGCCGTACGCCCGCCTCGTACTCCGGCGCGTCGACCGGCGTGCGGGCCGAGCCGAAGACGCTGATGGCACTCGGCAGTTCGGCCAGCGCGCCGAACCCCTCGACGAACTCCGACTGGATGCGCATCACCCGCCAGGGGTCGGTGTGCACCCACTCGGAGTCACCCTCGGAGTCCAGCAGCCGCTGATCGGTGGTGCCGGGCTGTACCTGGTCCCTGCGGCGCAGCACCGGGCCGAGTCGCTGTTCCTCGGGAGTCCCTGCTCCCTCGGGGTTGCCCATGACCTGCTCCCTCCGACGACGTCAGAGCCACCCTGCGGCGCTCTGTCTTTGCCCAGCGTAGATCGCCGGACGTTACGGGCAGGGGAATGCCGGAGGTCAGGTCGTGAGCCAGGAGCGGAGCCGCGCCTCGCAGTGGGTGATCCGCTCGACCGCCACGTGCTCGTCGCGCTTGTGGGCGAGGATCGGATCGCCGGGGCCGTAGTTCACGGCGGGGACGCCGAGCGAGCCGAAGCGCGCTACGTCCGTCCAGCCGAACTTGGGCCGGGCGGTGCCGCCGACCGCGTCCATGAACGCCTTGGCCGCGGGGTGGGAGAGGCCGGGCATCGCCGCGCCGGAGTGGTCGTCGACGACGAATTCGGCGACGCCGCAGCCGGCGAAGACCTCGTGGACGTGGGCCAGCGCCTCCGCCTCGCTCAGGTCGGGGGCGTAGCGGTAGTTGACGACGACGGTGCAGGCGTCGGGGATGACGTTGTTGGCGACGCCGCCCTCGATGCGTACGGCGTTGAGCCCCTCGTGGAACTCCAGCCCGTCGATCACCGGCTTGCGCGGCTCGTACGCGGCGAGCCTGGCCAGGATCGGGGCGGCGCCGTGGACGGCGTTGGACCCCATCCAGCTGCGCGCGGAGTGCGCCCGCTCCCCTTCTGTACGGAGGAGGACGCGCAGCGTGCCCTGGCAGCCGCCCTCGACCTCGCCGTTGGAGCCCTCCAGGAGGACGGCGAAGTCGGCCGCCAGCCAGTCGGGGTGGGCGTCGGCGATGTGTCCGAGGCCGTTGAGGTGTGCGGCGACCTCCTCGTTGTCGTAGAAGACGAAGGTGAGGTCGCGGTTGGGCTCGGGCACCGTAGCGGCGATCCTCAGCTGGACCGCGACGCCGGACTTCATGTCGGAGGTCCCGCAGCCCCACAGCAGCCCGTCGGCGTCGAGCCGGGAGGGCACGTTGTCCGCGATCGGCACGGTGTCGATGTGCCCGGCGAGCAGGACGCGCTCGGCGCGGCCGAGGTCCGTCCTGGCGACGACGTTGTTGCCGTACCGGTCAACGGTCAGGTGCGGGAGGGTCCGCAGCGCCGTTTCGATGGCGTCAGCGAGGTCCTTCTCGTCCCCGCTGACCGAGGGGAAGTCGACGAGCCGGGCGGTCAGCGCGGGTCCGTCCAGTGTGAGGTCAAGGGTGCTTTCGGCCATGGCTACGACCCTAGTGCCTCGCGTACGGTGGCCCCGTGCCCCGGACCGACTCCTCCGCCCGCCGACACACCGGCCGCCGCCGCAGCCGCCGGCTCCGTCTCGCGGCCGCCTTCGCCGTGCTCGTGGCCGTGGGCGGTTATCTGACCGTCTCCTACCTTTCGGGCGGTACGAGCTCCGACCAGTGCACGGTGCGGTCGGCGGACGGTTCGTCCGGCGCGGGGCGTACCTACCGGCTGAGTCCGGAGCAGGCCGCGAACGCCGCGACGATCTCGGCCGTCGGGACCACGCGCGGGATGCCGGAGCGGGCGGTGACGATCGCGCTGGCGACGGCCCTCCAGGAGTCCGGGCTGCGCAACATCGACCACGGCGACCGGGACTCCCTGGGGCTGTTCCAGC contains:
- the dapE gene encoding succinyl-diaminopimelate desuccinylase; translated protein: MAESTLDLTLDGPALTARLVDFPSVSGDEKDLADAIETALRTLPHLTVDRYGNNVVARTDLGRAERVLLAGHIDTVPIADNVPSRLDADGLLWGCGTSDMKSGVAVQLRIAATVPEPNRDLTFVFYDNEEVAAHLNGLGHIADAHPDWLAADFAVLLEGSNGEVEGGCQGTLRVLLRTEGERAHSARSWMGSNAVHGAAPILARLAAYEPRKPVIDGLEFHEGLNAVRIEGGVANNVIPDACTVVVNYRYAPDLSEAEALAHVHEVFAGCGVAEFVVDDHSGAAMPGLSHPAAKAFMDAVGGTARPKFGWTDVARFGSLGVPAVNYGPGDPILAHKRDEHVAVERITHCEARLRSWLTT
- the folP gene encoding dihydropteroate synthase, which gives rise to MRSGALRLGRREFGAHEPVIMAIVNRTPDSFYDQGATFRDEPALSRVEQAVADGAAIIDIGGVKAGPGEEVTAQEEARRTVGFVAEVRRRHPDVVISVDTWRHDVGEAVCEAGADLLNDAWGGVDPRLAEVAARYGAGLVCTHAGGAEPRTRPHRTGYEDVMADILRVTVGLAERAVELGVRPDGIMIDPGHDFGKNTRHSLEATRRLEEMAETGWPVLVSLSNKDFVGETLDRPVKERLIGTLATTAVSAWLGARVYRVHEVAETRDVLDMVAAIAGHRAPAVARRGLA
- a CDS encoding TIGR00730 family Rossman fold protein gives rise to the protein MGNPEGAGTPEEQRLGPVLRRRDQVQPGTTDQRLLDSEGDSEWVHTDPWRVMRIQSEFVEGFGALAELPSAISVFGSARTPVDAPEYEAGVRLGKALVEAGFAVITGGGPGAMEAANKGAREAKGVSVGLGIELPFESGLNPHVDIGVNFRYFFVRKTMFVKYAQGFVVLPGGLGTLDELFEALTLVQTGKVTRFPIVLFGTAYWGGLVDWLRDTVIAQGKASAKDLLLFHVTDDVDEAVALVTKEVGR